Proteins from a genomic interval of Pectinophora gossypiella chromosome 4, ilPecGoss1.1, whole genome shotgun sequence:
- the LOC126382367 gene encoding sorting nexin lst-4, giving the protein MAQVQALYDFTGEPGTTEMSITSGEILTLINTEIGEGWWEGRNAKGQTGLFPAAYVRKLEPGETHQGASAPPRYDQAADEWGDQQYSAGDSNYQRTASNDDGWDDDWDDDTYSEIGPGPPTHKSQPAPLAPLPGMPISEYNHQHIDDSTSIASSMGTVRKNKFAPSSKVSGESYLLATLNVEVPDSEKVYIVQDEEGYVWSPITQPFHVTVASPKKESKFKGIKSFIAYQLTPSFNNIQVSRRYKHFDWLHERLQEKFSLIPIPPLPDKQISGRFDDQVIERRRVQLQEFVDWMCKHPVLSKCEVWQHFLTCTDEKRWKAGKRQAEKDNLLGLNYCVSLVVPEKALLQSQVDTITEQTHTFIMSMDTSVKAVSNMCLAQTKKFQGPYKADCQKIGEAFYHLGNSLSFDEGGIVSRSKLTSAIKMTGGAYIEIGRMYEEQPKYDFEPLGDKFHLYKGIVGGFPECLANHKSAVQKKRECERLTAEHKMEVAQLNEVLRRTDVISYALLAEINHFKVERTSDLKATMQKFLKQQITFYKKIVDKLENTLRHYDE; this is encoded by the coding sequence ATGGCCCAAGTGCAAGCATTGTATGACTTCACGGGGGAGCCTGGCACCACGGAGATGTCCATCACGTCCGGGGAGATCTTGACGCTGATCAACACTGAAATTGGAGAGGGTTGGTGGGAAGGCAGGAATGCTAAAGGACAGACCGGTTTGTTCCCAGCAGCATATGTGAGGAAATTGGAACCAGGAGAAACACATCAAGGTGCCTCTGCACCACCCAGGTATGACCAGGCAGCTGATGAGTGGGGTGACCAGCAGTACAGTGCTGGAGACAGCAACTACCAGCGTACAGCATCAAATGATGATGGCTGGGATGATGATTGGGATGATGACACATACTCAGAAATAGGTCCGGGACCCCCAACGCATAAAAGCCAGCCGGCTCCATTGGCTCCCCTTCCTGGCATGCCTATTAGCGAATACAATCATCAACATATTGATGATTCAACATCAATTGCCTCCTCAATGGGAACAGTCAGAAAAAATAAGTTTGCTCCCTCATCTAAAGTCAGTGGAGAGAGTTACCTACTGGCAACATTAAATGTTGAAGTGCCAGATTCTGAAAAAGTTTACATAGTCCAAGATGAGGAGGGATATGTGTGGTCACCTATAACACAACCCTTCCATGTCACGGTAGCTTCTCCAAAAAAGGAGTCCAAGTTCAAAGGAATCAAGAGCTTTATAGCCTATCAGTTAACACCATCATTTAATAATATACAAGTGTCTAGAAGATACAAACATTTTGACTGGCTTCATGAGAGATTGCAGGAAAAGTTTTCACTGATTCCAATCCCCCCTTTGCCTGACAAACAGATCTCAGGCCGGTTCGATGACCAGGTCATAGAGCGCAGGAGAGTGCAGCTACAAGAGTTTGTGGACTGGATGTGCAAGCACCCAGTGTTGTCCAAATGTGAAGTATGGCAGCATTTCCTCACATGCACAGATGAAAAAAGGTGGAAAGCAGGCAAGAGACAAGCGGAGAAAGACAACTTGCTAGGCTTAAATTACTGTGTATCTTTAGTTGTACCTGAAAAAGCTTTACTACAGTCTCAAGTTGACACCATTACTGAACAaacacatacattcataatgaGTATGGACACGTCTGTAAAGGCTGTGTCCAACATGTGCCTAGCACAGACTAAAAAATTCCAAGGACCTTACAAAGCTGATTGCCAGAAGATAGGTGAAGCATTTTACCACTTGGGCAACTCACTGAGTTTTGATGAAGGTGGGATTGTATCAAGGTCTAAGCTGACTTCTGCCATCAAAATGACTGGCGGTGCTTACATAGAAATTGGCAGAATGTATGAAGAACAACCGAAATATGACTTTGAACCCCTAGGGGACAAGTTCCATTTGTACAAGGGCATAGTTGGTGGTTTCCCGGAATGTCTGGCTAATCATAAAAGTGCAGTGCAGAAGAAGCGCGAATGTGAGAGGTTAACAGCCGAACATAAGATGGAAGTGGCACAATTGAATGAGGTTCTGAGGAGGACCGACGTAATATCATATGCTTTGCTTGCTGAGATCAACCACTTCAAAGTGGAGAGGACGTCGGACCTGAAAGCGACTATGCAGAAATTCCTTAAACAGCAAATTACGTTCTACAAAAAAATTGTTGATAAGTTGGAAAACACGTTGCGACACTATGACGAGTAA